GAAGGGCTGGCTGAGGGCAAGGTCCAGCAGGCCTGGATCGCCGAGCAAGTGCCGCAGTGCGGGTACTGCCAGTCAGGGCAGATCATGACCGCAGCGGCGCTCCTGGCCAAGTCGCCAAGGCCGACCGACGC
This genomic stretch from Terriglobales bacterium harbors:
- a CDS encoding 2Fe-2S iron-sulfur cluster-binding protein, which translates into the protein EGLAEGKVQQAWIAEQVPQCGYCQSGQIMTAAALLAKSPRPTDAQIDDAMSPILCRCGTYQRIRAAIHRAAAGGAR